A region of the Leeuwenhoekiella sp. MAR_2009_132 genome:
AAACCCATCCTTTTTGAGTCAATATAAAACCGTGATTTCGCAAATGATCATCCGTATTAGAAATTGCTATGTTAAATACGATACGCCTCCATAGCTGATGTAAATTAGCCTTTACATCAGTACCATAATTTTCTATAAACTCTACAATTTCAAGATAACTCGGTGCTGATACTCTAATGATATCTTCTGTATTTCCAGTCATCGTCATCGCTGAAGCAAAATGAATACGCTTTCCATTAGCTCTATCAAATCGTTTGGTAAGAAATGTATGATATTCACCATTAATTTTTTCTATTTTAGAATCTGCCATGTGTATCCCAGAAGCAATGGCTAGTTGATAGGCTAAAAACTCCCAAGCGGCTTTATCGATGGTATCTGTTTTTGAAGGAAATTTAGCGATCCATAAACTCTTTTGAGCATCAAGTATATTAGCTTTTGGTCTTGCGCCTCCTAAAGAGGAACCAGGTGCAATTAAGATTGCTATCCACTTTCGAATGACATCACTTTGTTCCTCATTCTCTAACTGATTTACTGCTTCCTGTAGCTCGCCAAGCGATGACCACGGTGGTGTTGGGCTGAAGGTATCATTATCTAAGAAATCACCATCTAATTCCGTTTTAAAGCGTAACGCACCCATTCGACTTTCATCAAAAACTCCAAGTAAATAATCTATTTCGTAAAGTGTTCTGGCTTTTTCGTTATTCGCTCTAGCATCTTGAGCAGCTCTTCGTTTCATCAACGTCTTACCCCAGGTATCTGGCATACTATCCAAAAATATCCCGAAATTCTCTTTGTTCGCTGGATACTGTGGCCCGGAATAAAAAGCGATGTCTGGATCTAATATGCGTTGGTCGTCTGTTTTTAACCAATCCTTGTCATATTCAAAACTGAATGCTTTTTTTCCTTTGGCAAAGTGAGCAGAAAGTACACCAACTAAGGTTGGTTTCCCTAAAGACTTCCAATCTGCAAATACGTATATATCAAATTTTCCGGTTGCCATAGTCTTTATAATAAATCAAGATCCTGCAGTTTCCTTCCGAATTCATCATCCACTGCCAGTTTCAAAAAATCATCTTGAAGATTGAGTACCCTAAATACATTGAAATACAAACCAATCGCCACCGCAGGATCCCCTTTTTCAATTCGATACAGGGTAGCCCTATGAATACCCGCACGTTCAGAAACTTGCTCGGTAGTAAGCTTTCTTCGCTTACGGGCAAGCTTTACATTTTCCCCGATTTGCTCAAAAATCTTAAGATATTTCGGAAGAACTATAGCCTTCTTAGAATTCATAATGTTGCTTATTTACGACAAATATATCATTTTAGATATAAATAAGCGACAATATCTGTTAATTACTGTATGTACTAATTAAATATAGCCCTTGCTTCCTCATAAATACGTTCAAAATTAGCCTTTAAATCAGATTCAGAAAATGCATTCATTTGTTCTGGAAGCTCGCGCTGAATCTTTGCCAATTGAAACTGCACTTTTTTATCCGTTCCATCGGCATAGGTAATAAACTCCCCTTGCTTCAATCGAAAGAAAACATCCGCTCTAATTTTAGGGATTTCCTTTTCTCCCGTGGTAACTCGAGTGTCAAAATCAAGATTACGTCCACGGCTCACACTTTTTGTAGGAT
Encoded here:
- a CDS encoding type II toxin-antitoxin system HipA family toxin; its protein translation is MATGKFDIYVFADWKSLGKPTLVGVLSAHFAKGKKAFSFEYDKDWLKTDDQRILDPDIAFYSGPQYPANKENFGIFLDSMPDTWGKTLMKRRAAQDARANNEKARTLYEIDYLLGVFDESRMGALRFKTELDGDFLDNDTFSPTPPWSSLGELQEAVNQLENEEQSDVIRKWIAILIAPGSSLGGARPKANILDAQKSLWIAKFPSKTDTIDKAAWEFLAYQLAIASGIHMADSKIEKINGEYHTFLTKRFDRANGKRIHFASAMTMTGNTEDIIRVSAPSYLEIVEFIENYGTDVKANLHQLWRRIVFNIAISNTDDHLRNHGFILTQKGWVLAPAYDLNPSIEKDGLSLNIDMDDNSLDFDLAKSVGEYFRLSENEMNTILEEVLGVVKDWKSIAHKIGIKNPEIELMAGAFNLD
- a CDS encoding helix-turn-helix domain-containing protein translates to MNSKKAIVLPKYLKIFEQIGENVKLARKRRKLTTEQVSERAGIHRATLYRIEKGDPAVAIGLYFNVFRVLNLQDDFLKLAVDDEFGRKLQDLDLL